The following proteins come from a genomic window of Candidatus Neomarinimicrobiota bacterium:
- a CDS encoding polysaccharide lyase family 1 protein, whose product MIRSWYVKPRQLIHPGIQNTVWYILFALLTLSHLQAQQLAFPGAEGYGRFTTGGRGGAVIEVTNLNDSGPGSLRAAVEASGSRTVVFRVSGNITLQSRLEIKHGYLTIAGQTAPGDGICLRNYDLKLEAGNVIIRYLRVRLGDSAGIEADALEGPNQINVIIDHCSVSWSVDECMSFYAGQNVTIQWCLISESLHNSVHQKGPHGYGGIWGGTNCSFHHNMLAHHSSRTPRFNEGDHEAEGRYDRNVDHRNNVIYNWGGNSAYGGKGGWYNLVNNYYKYGPASGPKNRIVEPWDD is encoded by the coding sequence ATTCAGAACACTGTATGGTATATTTTATTTGCTCTTCTGACCCTGAGTCATCTGCAAGCGCAGCAACTGGCCTTTCCCGGCGCTGAAGGTTACGGACGCTTTACGACCGGTGGTCGTGGCGGGGCAGTGATCGAAGTGACCAATCTCAATGACAGTGGTCCGGGGAGTCTGCGGGCGGCTGTGGAAGCGAGCGGTTCTCGAACGGTCGTCTTCCGTGTGTCCGGAAATATAACTCTACAGTCCAGATTAGAAATCAAGCATGGTTATCTTACCATTGCCGGGCAGACCGCGCCGGGTGACGGTATCTGCCTGCGTAATTATGATCTGAAACTGGAAGCCGGCAATGTGATCATTCGCTATCTACGTGTTCGCCTGGGTGATTCAGCCGGGATCGAGGCGGATGCATTGGAGGGACCCAATCAAATCAATGTGATCATCGATCACTGCTCGGTCAGCTGGTCGGTGGACGAATGTATGTCTTTTTACGCAGGTCAAAACGTCACGATTCAGTGGTGTCTGATCAGTGAGAGTCTTCACAATTCGGTGCACCAAAAAGGTCCGCACGGTTACGGTGGCATCTGGGGAGGGACCAACTGTTCCTTTCATCACAATATGTTAGCACACCACAGCAGTCGCACCCCGCGTTTCAATGAGGGTGACCACGAGGCGGAAGGGAGATATGACCGCAATGTCGATCACCGCAATAATGTGATCTATAACTGGGGAGGCAACAGCGCTTACGGGGGCAAGGGCGGCTGGTATAACCTAGTGAATAACTATTATAAATATGGTCCGGCCAGCGGTCCTAAAAACCGCATTGTGGAGCCGTGGGACGACAA